The DNA window TGGTACCGGTGATCCCGGCCATGACCGGGGTTCGGGATTCGCCGCCCGCCGTAATTCCCTGATAGATTTTATAACTCGCTGCATCCGCCACCGCCGTCCAGTTAAGCGTCACCTGAGCATTGCCCACCAGCGCGCGGGTAATCACGGGTGGCGTGGCGGGTGGCAGCACAAAAGCGGCGGTCACGGTCGTGGCCGCGTTCATGGTGACCGTGCATGTGCTCGCGGTTCCTGAGCAGCCCCCACCGCTCCAGCCCAAAAATCCCGATCCCGTCGCTGGCGTGGCCGTCAACGTGACCGAGGTGCCAAACAGATAATTTTCCGAGCAATCCGTCCCACAATTAATCCCACTCGGGCTGCTCATCACAGTTCCCGTGCCGCTGCCGGATTTCACAACAATTAGGGAATATTTGACGAGGTCGAAGGTGGTGGTCACGGTCGTGGCTGCGTTCATGGTGATCGTGCATGTGCTCGCGGTTCCCGAGCAGCCGCCACCACTCCAGCCCGCGAAGGTCGATCCGGTGTTCGCTATCGCGGTCAACTTGACGTTCGAGCTTGTTCCGCCAGCATAAATTTCTGAGCAATCACTACCACAGTCGATTCCCGCCGGGCTACTGGTAACACTCCCGGCACCAGCGCCGGTCCTGGTCACGGTTAATTCGTTACCTAAAGGCGCGGTACTCAAAAAATCAAAATACTGTCCAGCGCGCACGAGGCGCACCTGGAACGCGAAAGTCTCATTGTCGTTGTCGGCGTACCCATAGTAGAAATTGACGTACCACGCGCTAGCTGAACCGCCGGCGTAGGCCGAAGCCGACCAAAAATAATAACTTGGAGTGTTCGGAAAATAGTTGATATTAATACTGGGAGAATAACGACTGTAATCAACCAGTGATATCAATTCTTTAATATTGGGTAGACGCCAGTCGCTATAACCTGCCAGGCGCGAATTTTTGGCGGCGACCAGTGCCGGTGTCCAGGTCAACTGAGAAGCCGTACCGGTACAAGTACCGCTACTATAGGTCTGACCTATGCTGCACTTGGCCCACATGAGTCCTGTTGGGCTATGCGTGACGGTTCCATCCTGGTTGTCGGTCAAAAGGTCAAAATACTGTCCAGCGCGCACGAGGCGCACCTGGAACGCGCTATGCTTAACGTAGTAGCTGGCGTCACCATAGCTGAAATCGACGTACCACGCGTTACTCGAACTGTCGGCGTAGGCCGAAGCCGACCAAAAACCCGACGCGGGCGTATTAGGAAAATAATCAAGGTCAATGGTGGGACCAGGATAGGCAATTCCATAATGCACAATGCCGGTCAGTTCTTTGATGGTGGGTAAACGCCAGTCGTTGAAGCCGCACAAGCCAACGCCATTAACGGCGGTGACAAAACTGCCCATAGCGCTGGCCCAGGTATAGGTGTTGTCCTTATCGCGTGTGCCACCATCATTCGTTTTAACCTCCCAAAGAATGCCGGTGACGTTGTCACGGGTACAGGCCCAATCCTTGGGACCATTGCCAAGAACGGCGGAGGCGGGAAGCTCGCTGCCATCGTTGGCGATTTTAGTGAAATCAAATCCCACCACACCCGCACCAATCTTGGCCAGCTTACCCGCTGCGGCGGCAGCATCGCGCCCGTAACGGCCATCCTGGCGCGGAGTGGTTGCGCTGTCGCCGGTATTGGCAGCGGTGCAGGCACCTCGATTATAAGAACCATCATCGCATTGAGTGATGCCAGTATCGTTCAGGGCACCGAGGATACCAACGGCGTGAGAGACACCAGGAATTACAATTAGGGATAGCAATAAAACAGAGACCGCGATAAAAAATGATTTCATGGCAATTTTCCTTACTGAGTTGAAAAATAATATCAATTATTCTGCGCGAAAAACAGCGAAGTTGCAGAATTTATATAGCTGGATTCTGCGACTACGGGCGCTCACACGCCCTTCGCGCAGAAGGATAGCAAAGAAAAAACTCAATCTTTTACAGCATGACAAAAAAATTCAAGACTTTAATGAGTTGCGCAACTCAAGTTACTACCTATTTGCTTTTCTCCCCTCTCCCTTTGGGAGAGGGGCCGGGGGTGAGGGATAATTTCATCAACAATAACAATAGTCAAAAATCCCTCACCCCAACCTCTCTCCCAAAGGAAGAGAAGTTATTTAATTAGGTGACAACTTGGATTACTGAATAGAGATTCTACGACTACGATTGAATCCTCAGCAATACATCCTTCAGAGTCCGAAAATTAAAAATTTGAGCATCGGGCACGACGATGTTGTATTTGCGTTCCAGAGTCTCGGCAATATCCACCATATCCATGGAGGCTGCGCCATAGTCTTCGACCAATGACGCATCCAATTTTGATGGATCAATTTCTCTTTGTAAGATCTTGCCAATCCAGCGGGCTACTTCTTGTGCCAATAATTCAGAGTTATTCATAACTATTTGATTTTATTAGTTGTGCCATGGTAGCGGCGATGGTAAATCCAGCTCCGAAAGCAGTGAGTGCGATATATCCGATAGTGGGTAAATCGTCCCAATAGCGTTCCAAAGCCAAGGGAATGGATGTGCTGGAAGTATTTCCAGTATCCACCAAGGTAGTGCGAACCAGAGACAATGGCAAATTCAAGTAGTCTGCGACATTTTGCAAAATGCGTTTACTGCCAGGATGTGGCACCAGAGCCGAGAGATCATCCACAGTTAATTGTGCTTGGCCAAGCGCGGTCTGGACCGCGTGGCCCATCGCTTTGTAGGCGGATCGAGCGATGGCGATTCCGTCCATGCGACAAAACTGCCCTGTACCTTGGAAAGGAAGATGGAGTGTAGTCTCTGGATCGGGGGCAGCGAGAATCAAAGGTGGATTCACCTTGAGGCTTTTCAAGCCTAGCGGCTGAATAGTGACGAGGCTGGCGCTGGCGGCGTCGCCGAATAAAAAAGCCGTGGCCGGGTCAGTGCGATCCAGTAGCGGCGAGATGACTTCCGCAGTCAGTAGCAACACGCTGCCTGCTGAATGGTTCCGCAACAAATCGTGAGCAAGGCGTAATCCGTAAAGAAAACCAGAACATGCTGCGTTGAAGTCAAAAGCCGCTAGATCCTTAGATAGTTTTTCATGCCCATGAAAATGAGTGGCCACCTGACAGGCGACGGACGGAGAAGATTCGCGCGGCGTGCCGGTACTACAAATAATGGCTACTATCGGTGGCGCGGCCGCATCCAGACTTGCAAGCAATGATTCGCAGGCGCGAATCGCCAGCGACACGACGTTTTCATCTGCGGTAACCCATTGTCGGGATTCAACTCCCGTGCGTTTGATGATTTCTTCGGCGGACCAGCCAGGAATCACCAACATTTCGGAGGTAACGGTTTTTCCACCCAATACGCAACTTGGTTTGGACAGGTATATTTTTTTCTCTATTTTTTCGGAAGATGAATCAGGGGTGAGAGCGAGATGAGCGGCCACGGGTCGCCGAGAGAGGCGCGGCGTTCCTGGGGTTTCCTGAGTGATGACCTGTAACCGAGAGGGGATGGTGGCATCGGTTTGCACCCGCATTAACGGGGCGTTAACCGGAACGCGGTCACCGACTGCGGCCATGATGGTGCGTACCGTACCGGTAACATTCGAGCAGATTTCCACTACGGCCTTGCTCGCTTCGACCTCGGCTACAACTTCTCCGGCTTGAATCGCATCGCCTACCTGGACACACAGCTTGATGAGATCAACGCTTTCATCAGCAGGGCCGGAACCCACGGCATGAATCGTAGACTGCCCCGGCGGATCGTCTGCGTCGGACACGATCCAGTCTAGGTCGTAACCCAACAATTCGGCGCAAGCGTGCAGACTTCCCTTGAAGGAAGGGAGAATCTCTAACTGATTGCCATAATGATAAGGAATGTAAATGTCGGGACGGGTAAAACGCCGCATCCGTACTGGACGCCTGGCGGCTTCGGCCACGCTGGCGAGCACTTCCGCGCCGAATCCGCAGGTATGGTTATCCTCGTGAATCACCAGTAATCGACCAGTTTTTTCGGCGGAGGCAAGGATAGCTGGCTTGTCCCAGGGCGACAGGCTGCGCAAGTCAAACAAATCAACTGAGATTCCATGCTCCCCGAGCAGTTTGACGACGGCTTCGCAATGCGTGACCGGATTGCCCCAGCTCACTAAAGTTAAATCCTGCCCGGTTGTGAGCTGGCGCGCTGTCCCAGGGACGACAAACTGCCGTGCCACGTCGGCGGAGCTGGCGCGGTCGAGGTTGTTCAAACAAACTTTGGGATAGAAAAAAATCGTCGGACGGGGCGAGTCAAAAGCCGCATTCAATAGTCCAGCGGCATCGGCGGCAAAAGACGGCATGAACACGTCAATGCCCGGTATATGGGCCATGATCGCCTCCATGCTTTGTCCATGAAAAGGCCCAAGGCCCGGCTTGTAGGCACCGCAGGTGACCATGATAATCACGGGGCATTGCCAGTTACCGACCGTCCGCCAATACATGGTACCGAGTTCGGAAATGATCTGATTGAAACCCAAAGCTAGGAAGTCAGCGAACTGAATAAAGGCCACCGGCCGCTGCCCGGCCAACGCCCGACCGACAGCGGTGCCAATAATGGTGCTTTCCGACAGACAGGCGTTGACCACCCGACCGGGAAAGAGCGTGCTTAATCCTTTGGTGACACCAAATACATCGCCCTTGGGATCTTCGATATCCTGGCCGTGGAGAAAAACGCGGGGATCTTCGGCCAAACGTGCCTTCAGGACGGCATTAATTGCCTCACGCATGGTCAGCCGGGGCGCAGATGAATCACCCCGATATTCCTCGCGGCGCGTGATGGCGGTGGGATAAGGGGCCTTGGCCAACAAAGCTGGTGGTGGGTCGGATTCATCCTGAACTTGAAGAGCGGCATCCTGGACAGCGACACGAACCTTGTTTTCCAGCACCTGGAGTTCTTCATGGGAAACTCCGGCATCTAGCAACCATCGACGGAATTTGATCAGCGGATCACGATGGGCGCGGCCATAAGCCAATTCTTCGGCGGAACGATAAATAGCCTGGTCATCGGCATTGGTATGACTGGCTAATCTTTCCACCTGAGCAACGAGTAATCGCGGAGTGCGGGCAGTACGTACCTGATCGACTAAATTTGCCAATTGGCGATCCGTGGCGGGCACATCGGAGCCATCCACCCGATGGATGTCCAGACCATAAAATTCCGTGGCCGGCCCTGACGGCAAATCAAAAAAAGTCTTTCCCACCGTTGGCGTGGAAATCGAATATTTATTATCTTCAATAATAAATAATATTGGTAATTTACAACGTACCGCCTCGGCTACTGCCTCTAAAATTTCTCCTTGCTGAGTAGTGCCATCACCTAAACCGCAAACGACAATTGGATTTCCAGGATTGTTCTGAATCGCGGCGGCAATGCCCACGGCATGTAAGCCGTGATTGCCGACTGGCCCAACCATGCTACAGACTTTCAACGCGGGCGCGGAAAGATGACCACACGTCTGCCGTCCTTGAGAATGCGACCCTAAACGCGCCAGCAAACTACGGAAAAATTCTTGTATCGGCATTCCCCGAGCCAGCAGCAAAGCCTTATCTCGATAATGGATATGTAACCAATCAGCGTCGCTTACATGTGCGGCCAATACCACTAACCCCTCGTGACCTGCTCCTGAAACATGGAAATGCGAGAGATTTTGTGCGACAAACATTTTTTCCCGTTCGTCTACTTCGCGGGCGGTCAGCATGTGTCGATATAAGTCAATAG is part of the Gammaproteobacteria bacterium genome and encodes:
- a CDS encoding acyl carrier protein → MNNSELLAQEVARWIGKILQREIDPSKLDASLVEDYGAASMDMVDIAETLERKYNIVVPDAQIFNFRTLKDVLLRIQS
- a CDS encoding 2-oxoisovalerate dehydrogenase E1 component, with the protein product MNKQHAIDLYRHMLTAREVDEREKMFVAQNLSHFHVSGAGHEGLVVLAAHVSDADWLHIHYRDKALLLARGMPIQEFFRSLLARLGSHSQGRQTCGHLSAPALKVCSMVGPVGNHGLHAVGIAAAIQNNPGNPIVVCGLGDGTTQQGEILEAVAEAVRCKLPILFIIEDNKYSISTPTVGKTFFDLPSGPATEFYGLDIHRVDGSDVPATDRQLANLVDQVRTARTPRLLVAQVERLASHTNADDQAIYRSAEELAYGRAHRDPLIKFRRWLLDAGVSHEELQVLENKVRVAVQDAALQVQDESDPPPALLAKAPYPTAITRREEYRGDSSAPRLTMREAINAVLKARLAEDPRVFLHGQDIEDPKGDVFGVTKGLSTLFPGRVVNACLSESTIIGTAVGRALAGQRPVAFIQFADFLALGFNQIISELGTMYWRTVGNWQCPVIIMVTCGAYKPGLGPFHGQSMEAIMAHIPGIDVFMPSFAADAAGLLNAAFDSPRPTIFFYPKVCLNNLDRASSADVARQFVVPGTARQLTTGQDLTLVSWGNPVTHCEAVVKLLGEHGISVDLFDLRSLSPWDKPAILASAEKTGRLLVIHEDNHTCGFGAEVLASVAEAARRPVRMRRFTRPDIYIPYHYGNQLEILPSFKGSLHACAELLGYDLDWIVSDADDPPGQSTIHAVGSGPADESVDLIKLCVQVGDAIQAGEVVAEVEASKAVVEICSNVTGTVRTIMAAVGDRVPVNAPLMRVQTDATIPSRLQVITQETPGTPRLSRRPVAAHLALTPDSSSEKIEKKIYLSKPSCVLGGKTVTSEMLVIPGWSAEEIIKRTGVESRQWVTADENVVSLAIRACESLLASLDAAAPPIVAIICSTGTPRESSPSVACQVATHFHGHEKLSKDLAAFDFNAACSGFLYGLRLAHDLLRNHSAGSVLLLTAEVISPLLDRTDPATAFLFGDAASASLVTIQPLGLKSLKVNPPLILAAPDPETTLHLPFQGTGQFCRMDGIAIARSAYKAMGHAVQTALGQAQLTVDDLSALVPHPGSKRILQNVADYLNLPLSLVRTTLVDTGNTSSTSIPLALERYWDDLPTIGYIALTAFGAGFTIAATMAQLIKSNSYE